One genomic segment of Rhinopithecus roxellana isolate Shanxi Qingling chromosome 6, ASM756505v1, whole genome shotgun sequence includes these proteins:
- the ZNF680 gene encoding zinc finger protein 680 isoform X2, protein MVAKPPVIYSHFTEDLWPQHSIKDSFQKVILRGYGKCGHENLQLRISCKSVDESKVFKEGYNELNPCLTTTQCKIFRCDKYVKVFHKFSNSNSHKIRNTGKKFFKCKECGKSFCMLSHLTQHTRIHTRENSYKCEECGKVLNWFSELIKHKRIHMGEKPYKCEECGKAFNQSSTLIKHKKIHIEEKPFKCEECGKAFSLFSILSKHKIIHTGDKPYKCDECHKAFNWFATLTNHKRIHTGEKPFKCEECGKDFNQFSNLTKHKKIHTGEKPYKCEECGKAFNQFANLTRHKKIHTGEKSYKCEECGKAFIQSSNLTEHMRIHTGEKPYKCEECGKAFNGCSSLTRHKRIHTRENTYKCEECGKGFTLFSTLTNHKVIHTGEKSYKCDECGNVFNWPATLANHKRIHAREKPYKCEECGKAFNRSSHLTRHKKIHTVEKLYKPERCDNNFDNT, encoded by the coding sequence tTATATATTCTCACTTCACTGAAGACCTTTGGCCACAGCACAGTataaaagattcttttcaaaaagTGATACTGAGAGGATACGGAAAATGTGGACATGAGAATTTACAATTAAGAATAAGCTGTAAAAGTGTGGATGAGTCTAAGGTATTCAAAGAAGGTTATAATGAACTTAACCCATGTTTGACAACTACCCAGTGCAAAATATTTCGGTGTGATAAATATGTGAAAGTCtttcataaattttcaaattcaaacaGTCATAAGATaagaaatactggaaagaagtttttcaaatgtaaagaatgtggcaaatcaTTTTGCATGCTTTCACACCTAACACAACATACAAGAATTCATACTAGGGAGAATTCCTACAAATGTGAGGAATGTGGCAAAGTTCTTAACTGGTTTTCAGAGCTTATTAAACATAAGAGAATCCATAtgggagagaaaccctacaaatgtgaggaatgtggcaaagcctttaaccaaTCCTCAACCCTtattaaacataagaaaattcatattgAAGAGAAACCcttcaaatgtgaagaatgtggcaaagcctttagttTATTCTCAATCCTTAgtaaacataagataattcatactggagacaaaccttacaaatgtgatgAATGTCACAAAGCCTTTAACTGGTTTGCAACCCTTACTAaccataagagaattcatactggagagaaacccttcaaatgtgaagaatgtggcaaagatTTTAACCAGTTTTCAaaccttactaaacataagaaaattcatactggagagaaaccctacaaatgtgaagaatgtggcaaagcctttaaccagtTTGCAAACCTTACtagacataagaaaattcatactggagagaaatcctacaaatgtgaagaatgcgGCAAAGCTTTTATACAGTCCTCAAACCTTACTGAACATatgagaattcatactggagagaaaccctacaaatgtgaagaatgtggcaaagcttttaatgGGTGCTCCAGCCTTACTcgacataagagaattcatactagAGAGAAtacctacaaatgtgaagaatgtggcaaaggctTTACTTTATTTTCAACCCTTACTAAccataaggtaattcatactggagaaaaatccTACAAATGTGATGAATGTGGCAATGTTTTTAACTGGCCTGCAACTCTTGCTAATCATAAGAGAATTCATGctagagagaaaccctacaaatgtgaagaatgtggcaaagcttttaaccggTCCTCACACCTTACTAGACATAAGAAAATCCATACTGttgagaaactctacaaacctgAAAGATGTGACAATAATTTTGACAACACCTAA